The Musa acuminata AAA Group cultivar baxijiao chromosome BXJ2-2, Cavendish_Baxijiao_AAA, whole genome shotgun sequence genome has a segment encoding these proteins:
- the LOC135605428 gene encoding pyrophosphate-energized vacuolar membrane proton pump-like, with protein sequence MRVAMMSDLLTEVLIPVASVVGIFFSLLQWYFVSKVKLSPERQTRGAHDHGKNGYSDRLIEEEEGINDHNVVVKCAEIQNAISEGATSFLFTEYKYVGIFMVVFAILIFLFLGSVEGFSTKSQPCTYSKDRTCKPALANAIFSTLSFLLGAVTSIVSGFLGMKIATYANARTTLEARKGVGKAFIAAFRSGAVMGFLLAANGLLVLYIAINIFKLYYGDDWEGLFEAITGYGLGGSSMALFGRVGGGIYTKAADVGADLVGKVERNIPEDDPRNPAVIADNVGDNVGDIAGMGSDLFGSYAESSCAALVVASISSFGINHELTAMLYPLLISSMGIIVCLVTTLFATDFFEIKAVKEIEPALKRQLIISTALMTVGIAIVSFIALPSTFTIFNFGAQKVVKNWELFFCVAIGLWSGLVIGFVTEYYTSNAYSPVQDVADSCKTGAATNVIFGLALGYKSVIIPIFAIAVSIFVSFSFAAMYGIAVAALGMLSTIATGLAIDAYGPISDNAGGIAEMAGMSHKIRERTDALDAAGNTTAAIGKGFAIGSAALVSLALFGAFVSRAAISTVDVLTPKVFVGLIIGAMLPYWFSAMTMKSVGSAALKMVQEVRRQFNSIPGLMEGSAKPDYATCVKISTDASIKEMIPPGALVMLTPLVVGTFFGVETLSGVLAGSLVSGVQIAISASNTGGAWDNAKKYIEAGASDQARGLGPKGSDAHKAAVIGDTIGDPLKDTSGPSLNILIKLMAVESLVFAPFFATHGGLLFKIFWNGK encoded by the exons ATGAGGGTGGCGATGATGTCTGATCTGCTGACGGAGGTCCTGATCCCCGTGGCCTCCGTCGTTGGGATCTTCTTCTCGCTGCTGCAGTGGTACTTCGTGTCCAAGGTAAAGCTGTCGCCAGAGAGGCAAACGCGCGGGGCGCACGATCACGGTAAGAACGGGTACTCGGACCGCCtcatcgaggaggaggaggggattaACGATCACAACGTGGTCGTGAAGTGTGCGGAGATCCAGAACGCCATTTCGGAAG GAGCTACATCGTTTCTCTTTACGGAGTATAAGTATGTTGGAATCTTCATGGTTGTTTTTGCAATCCTGATCTTCCTCTTTCTCGGATCAGTGGAGGGTTTCAGCACGAAGAGCCAGCCCTGCACTTACAGCAAGGATAGAACATGCAAGCCAGCTCTTGCTAATGCTATTTTTAGCACTCTATCCTTCTTGCTTGGTGCAGTAACCTCCATTGTTTCTGGTTTCCTTGGAATGAAGATTGCAACTTATGCAAATGCCAGGACCACTTTAGAAGCCAGGAAAGGTGTTGGAAAAGCATTCATTGCTGCATTTCGCTCGGGTGCAGTTATGGGATTTTTGCTTGCTGCCAATGGTCTTCTTGTACTTTACATTGCAATCAACATCTTTAAGTTATACTATGGGGATGACTGGGAAGGCCTCTTTGAGGCTATTACTGGTTATGGCCTAGGTGGCTCTTCCATGGCACTTTTTGGAAGAGTAGGTGGAGGCATCTATACCAAAGCTGCTGATGTTGGTGCTGATCTTGTTGGAAAGGTCGAGAGAAATATTCCTGAGGATGACCCTAGGAACCCAGCT GTAATTGCTGATAATGTTGGTGATAATGTTGGGGACATTGCTGGTATGGGATCAGATCTTTTTGGCTCATATGCTGAGTCTTCCTGTGCCGCACTTGTCGTTGCCTCAATTTCGTCATTTGGTATCAATCATGAGCTGACTGCAATGTTGTACCCCTTGCTTATTAGCTCCATGGGAATTATAGTTTGTTTGGTTACTACTCTGTTTGCCACCGACTTCTTTGAGATAAAGGCAGTGAAGGAGATTGAACCTGCACTGAAGAGGCAGCTCATAATCTCCACTGCTCTTATGACTGTGGGCATTGCAATTGTTAGTTTCATAGCCCTCCCATCAACCTTCACAATCTTTAATTTTGGTGCCCAGAAGGTGGTGAAGAACTG GGAGCTATTCTTCTGTGTGGCAATCGGTTTGTGGTCTGGCCTGGTCATCGGTTTTGTCACCGAGTACTACACAAGCAATGCTTACAG CCCTGTCCAAGATGTTGCTGATTCCTGCAAAACAGGAGCTGCTACCAATGTTATCTTTGGCCTGGCTTTGGGATACAAATCTGTCATCATCCCCATATTTGCTATTGCTGTCAGCATTTTTGTTAGTTTTAGTTTCGCTGCCATGTATGGTATTGCAGTTGCTGCTCTTGGAATGCTGAGCACCATAGCTACTGGACTTGCTATAGATGCCTATGGCCCCATCAGTGACAATGCTGGAGGTATTGCAGAGATGGCTGGAATGAGCCATAAAATCCGTGAGAGAACTGATGCTCTGGATGCTGCAGGAAACACCACAGCTGCAATTGGAAAG GGTTTTGCCATTGGTTCAGCTGCTTTGGTGTCCCTTGCTCTTTTTGGTGCCTTTGTGAGTCGTGCAGCAATCTCGACCGTGGATGTTCTGACACCCAAAGTCTTCGTTGGTCTGATCATCGGCGCCATGCTTCCCTACTGGTTCTCAGCCATGACCATGAAGAGTGTAGGCAGTGCAGCTCTCAAGATGGTGCAGGAAGTCCGCAGGCAATTCAACAGCATTCCTGGTCTCATGGAGGGATCTGCCAAGCCAGATTATGCAACCTGCGTCAAGATCTCAACCGATGCCTCCATCAAAGAGATGATTCCTCCCGGTGCTCTGGTGATGCTCACCCCGCTCGTCGTGGGAACCTTCTTCGGCGTCGAAACTCTATCAGGAGTGCTTGCAGGCTCTCTTGTTTCAGGAGTTCAG ATTGCTATCTCGGCATCGAACACTGGTGGCGCATGGGATAATGCAAAGAAGTACATCGAG GCTGGGGCTTCAGACCAAGCCAGGGGGCTTGGACCTAAAGGATCAGATGCTCACAAGGCCGCTGTGATCGGTGACACCATAGGGGATCCACTCAAAGACACATCAGGGCCATCACTCAACATCCTCATCAAGCTCATGGCAGTGGAGTCACTGGTGTTTGCTCCCTTCTTTGCCACTCACGGAGGTCTCCTCTTCAAGATCTTCTGGAATGGAAAGTAG
- the LOC103972497 gene encoding calmodulin-binding receptor-like cytoplasmic kinase 3, whose protein sequence is MTFFFRDMSYLVLILLILARFSRGLVSVSISLPTVLEVCGYDQVGYLGSSDEYQLSINGRWIEDPFWICEALESYFKNGCFACGSSVESWRMIGEKHCNQDFTALIHVDCNTSPADSFKLGGRKTLLQLSENVSTLIQAGKKGLSEEEKQEHTFSSEPQNIPFAVPGMLLLCCGVLCPCFHAKRKEESEHSVLDRQQNSMDITSSIELSTASEKIPATPRVPPSPSRFSLSPQLCRIGSVHLSIDQIMRATQNFSPSLKIGEGGFGTVYKASLPDGQVVSIKRAKKERISYLKDEFSNEVELLAKIEHRSLVRLLGYTDKGNERIIITEYVPNGTLREHLDGLYGKILDFNQRLEIAIDVAHALTYLHLYAEKTIIHRDVKSSNILLTESYRAKVSDFGFARSGPSDTDQTHISTKVKGTAGYLDPEYLRTYQLTPKSDVFSFGILLIEIISGRRPIDLKRNVDERIAVRWAFRKHSEGNVRDILDPLLEEKIDDEIVSKMLDLAFECAAPTRADRPAMKEVGEQLWEIRKEYGKSLRRMEEGLLQ, encoded by the exons ATGACATTTTTCTTTAGGGATATGTCTTATTTGGTTCTGATTCTGTTGATTCTAGCACGATTCTCGCGGGGATTGGTTTCAGTTTCAATTTCGCTTCCGACCGTTTTGGAGGTATGTGGATATGATCAGGTTGGCTATTTGGGATCGTCGGATGAGTACCAACTCTCAATTAATGGGCGGTGGATCGAAGATCCTTTTTGGATCTGTGAGGCACTTGAATCCTACTTCAAGAATGGTTGCTTCGCCTGTGGTTCCAGTGTGGAATCATGGCGAATGATAGGAGAGAAGCACTGCAATCAAGACTTCACTGCATTAATTCATGTCGACTGCAATACTTCCCCTG CGGACTCATTCAAACTAGGAGGGAGGAAAACCTTGTTACAGTTATCAGAAAATGTGTCTACCCTTATCCAAGCAGGCAAAAAGGGTCTGTCAGAAGaagaaaagcaagagcatacatttTCTTCAGAACCACAAAATATCCCTTTTGCTGTTCCAGGAATGCTCCTCCTATGTTGTGGTGTCCTCTGCCCTTGCTTTCACgctaaaagaaaggaagaaagtgAACATAGTGTTCTAGATAGGCAGCAGAATTCAA TGGATATAACCTCATCTATAGAGCTAAGCACAGCCTCTGAAAAGATCCCTGCAACTCCAAGAGTGCCTCCTAGCCCGTCTCGATTTTCATTGTCTCCTCAATTGTGCAGAATTGGATCAGTACATCTCAGTATCGATCAGATAATGAGAGCTACTCAAAATTTTTCACCTTCACTGAAAATAGGTGAAGGAGGTTTTGGAACTGTATACAAGGCTTCATTGCCAGATGGTCAAGTTGTCTCAATTAAGCGAGCAAAGAag GAACGGATTTCatacttgaaagatgaatttagcAATGAAGTTGAACTGCTTGCGAAGATTGAGCATAGGAGCCTAGTAAGGTTGCTTGGTTACACTGATAAGGGAAATGAACGCATTATAATTACAGAGTATGTTCCAAATGGTACCCTAAGGGAGCATCTAGATG GTTTATATGGAAAAATATTGGACTTTAATCAACGTCTAGAAATTGCTATTGATGTTGCTCATGCTCTGACTTATCTCCATCTGTATGCAG AAAAGACAATAATTCATCGAGATGTGAAGTCATCAAATATTCTGTTGACCGAAAGCTATAGAGCTAAGGTCTCCGACTTTGGGTTTGCAAGGAGTGGTCCATCAGACACAGATCAAACTCACATCTCAACCAAAGTGAAAGGAACTGCTGGGTACCTTGATCCAGAATACCTGAGGACCTATCAACTCACTCCTAAGAGCGATGTGTTTTCATTTGGCATTTTGCTCATAGAAATTATTTCTGGAAGGCGACCAATAGATCTTAAAAGAAATGTTGATGAAAGAATCGCTGTGAGATGG GCCTTCAGGAAACATAGTGAAGGAAATGTTAGGGATATATTGGACCCACTCCTAGAGGAGAAAATTGACGATGAGATAGTCAGCAAGATGCTTGATCTGGCATTTGAATGTGCTGCTCCAACACGTGCCGATCGTCCTGCTATGAAAGAGGTTGGAGAACAGCTATGGGAAATAAGAAAAGAATATGGCAAAAGCCTGAGGAGAATGGAGGAAGGTTTGCTCCAGTGA